One window of the Acaryochloris thomasi RCC1774 genome contains the following:
- a CDS encoding response regulator — protein sequence MSKLAILCVDDEAIILNSLLRQLQTAFDDTYLYETAENASEALEIIEELQGEGTDLLVIVSDWLMPGAKGDELLIDVHQRFPGVVKIMLTGQADHDAVERAHDQANLHTCLAKPWQEQDLIQAIQSALPQ from the coding sequence ATGTCTAAACTAGCGATTCTTTGCGTTGATGACGAAGCGATCATCCTCAATAGCCTACTGCGACAGCTCCAGACAGCCTTCGATGATACCTATCTCTACGAAACGGCAGAGAATGCCAGCGAAGCCCTAGAAATTATCGAAGAACTCCAGGGCGAAGGGACAGATCTATTAGTGATCGTGTCTGATTGGCTAATGCCGGGAGCCAAAGGCGACGAACTCCTGATTGACGTCCATCAGCGTTTCCCCGGCGTGGTTAAAATTATGTTGACAGGGCAAGCTGATCACGACGCGGTTGAGCGAGCTCATGATCAAGCGAACCTCCATACCTGCCTAGCAAAGCCTTGGCAAGAGCAGGACTTAATTCAAGCAATTCAATCGGCCCTTCCCCAGTAA
- a CDS encoding trifunctional serine/threonine-protein kinase/ATP-binding protein/sensor histidine kinase, with translation MTGVVGCNLTKHIYESANSLVYRGHRGDPDQPVIIKILKEDYPTSAELTRYRQEYEITSNLDIEGTVQVYGLEPYQRTLAMVLEDIGGQSLKEWFQGQAVPLEEFLDLALKIVEILGHIHSRNVIHKDINPSNIIVNPASGQLKIIDFGISTQLSRENPTLKNPRVLEGTLAYLSPEQTGRMNRSLDYRTDFYSLGITFYELLTGQLPFPTEDALALVHCHIAHQPKPPHQINLAVPQVLSNLTLKLMAKTAEDRYQNAAGLQADLENCREQLRSTGKIAPFVLGTQDLSGRFQIPQKLYGREAEKAILLAAFERISQSTSTSELMLVAGYSGIGKSSLVAEVHKPITEKRGYFIAGKYDQFQRDVPYSAVIAAFRSLAKQLLTESETQLAQWRQRLLAALGPNGQVVIDVIPEIALITGKQPPVPELGPTEAQNRFNLVFQSFIRVFCDPEHPLVLFLDDLQWADSASLKLMQRMMTDSKMRSLLVIGAYRDNEVSAAHPLMSLLNHFETQSVTVNTITLAPLSLTHLSQLITDTLQHSQAELDPLAELVLQKTEGNPFFVNEFLKSLHSERLLQFNEASRLWEWDMEQIQAQDLTDNVIELLIGKLQKLSSATQEGLRLAACVGAQFDLATLAIIQQKSFKTVFADLKPTIQCGLVIPLSELTADLTIERFRFGHDRIQQAAYALITPEQKAPVHLRIGRLLRDGVTQEGLADRIFEVVDHLNQALDLISEPAERQQLAQLNFQAGQKAKSATAYQAAMNYLLTGVTLLGPDGWQNTYELALGLYEAASEAAYLNQDYEKQEQLTAIILQKARCVLDKVKVYRVKILACSSQNRHFEATDIGFEILGQLGIQFPEPTPENLQLELQRTQALQHQRSIEGLIDLPAMTDPEKLAAMQILSDILSSGYQAAFERFILSNLTQIRLSLEYGNTAASAFAYDCYGITLCGAVGDIASGYQFGRLALQVVDKFEAKQAKSRVMFVFNAFVRHWEDPLSATIADLHSGYQIGLDTGDVEYACYSLCWESMHSLLTGRELEALATRMAAYNFAIATLKQAACHLYLKIYQQTLANLRGQASDLSKLNGEFLQEAEVTVESADNKLALAFFYTHKAMLCYLLADYETALSCTQLAENNADGMTAAYTIAVLNFYDSLTRLARFEHLYESEQQQALEQVNANQQQLQQWAEHAPENHRHKYELVEAERYRCLGQIAEAGVAYDHAITSAQAHDYPQEEALANELAAQFYQRQNRDKIAQVYLKDAYYGYFRWGATAKVEQLEQQYPNLSKAVFTTASGPSSSSTATHTVRTSQSLDLATVLQASQAISTEIVLDKLLMTLIQILVRNAGAQVGYLILNSDGLLIEASANTESETYSVLQSTPIVGQVPQTLLNYVNRTQESVVLSHASQAGDFTQDPYIKERQTQSILCMPLLNLGQLSGMVYLENNLTTSAFTPDRLELLQLLSGQVAIAIDNARLYANLEQKVDERTQTLSQTVKELQLTQQELVQSEKMAALGQLIAGIAHEINTPLGAIGSSIQYINNFLHNNLQTLPHFFRTLSPEQEQQFQSLLQRSLQSTTKLSGRERRQARKNLAKQLGHHEIANASDLASLLIDLNIYSDLDALLPLLTNPSSEPLLKMARQFTRVQESARDINSASDRAAKIVFALKTYARYDHSGEMMTVNLTDGIEAVLTLYQNQIKHGVTVIRSLDAIPPVKCYADELNQVWTNLIHNALQAMDYKGTLEVSLQELGGSAQVKITDSGSGIPPEVQANIFEPFFTTKPPGEGSGLGLDIVKKIIDKHQGTITFESIPSQTTFIVSLPMNPQPGNHHV, from the coding sequence ATGACGGGTGTTGTCGGCTGTAATTTGACTAAGCACATTTATGAGAGCGCGAATTCATTAGTCTATCGGGGTCATCGAGGCGACCCTGATCAGCCTGTCATTATCAAAATCTTGAAAGAAGACTATCCCACCTCGGCCGAACTGACCCGCTATCGCCAAGAATATGAAATCACGAGCAATCTTGACATCGAAGGTACAGTTCAGGTTTATGGGTTAGAACCCTATCAGCGCACTTTAGCGATGGTGCTCGAAGACATTGGAGGGCAATCCCTCAAAGAGTGGTTCCAAGGGCAGGCAGTGCCGCTGGAGGAGTTTCTAGATTTAGCTCTCAAGATTGTCGAAATCCTGGGGCATATTCACAGCCGTAACGTCATTCACAAAGATATTAATCCCAGCAATATCATTGTCAACCCAGCCTCAGGACAGCTTAAAATCATCGACTTTGGGATTTCAACCCAGTTGAGCCGTGAGAACCCCACCCTCAAAAACCCACGGGTATTAGAAGGCACGCTGGCCTATCTGTCACCGGAGCAAACCGGACGGATGAATCGCTCCCTAGACTACCGAACGGACTTCTATTCTCTCGGCATTACATTCTATGAGCTGCTGACGGGGCAGTTACCATTCCCGACCGAAGATGCTTTGGCACTGGTTCACTGTCATATTGCCCATCAACCCAAGCCACCGCATCAAATTAATCTTGCGGTGCCGCAGGTCTTGTCTAATCTGACGCTGAAGCTGATGGCTAAAACGGCTGAGGACCGCTATCAGAACGCGGCGGGCCTCCAGGCTGATTTGGAAAACTGCCGAGAGCAGTTACGCAGCACAGGTAAGATTGCACCTTTCGTCCTCGGCACTCAAGATTTATCCGGTCGCTTCCAGATTCCACAAAAGCTCTATGGGCGAGAGGCCGAGAAAGCAATATTGCTGGCGGCTTTCGAGCGCATCAGCCAATCCACCAGCACCAGCGAATTAATGCTGGTGGCAGGGTATTCCGGGATTGGCAAGTCTTCTCTAGTGGCGGAGGTCCATAAGCCCATTACCGAGAAGCGCGGCTACTTCATCGCCGGTAAATATGACCAGTTTCAGCGGGATGTGCCCTACTCCGCAGTGATTGCTGCCTTTCGCAGCCTTGCCAAACAGCTTTTAACGGAAAGCGAGACCCAGCTAGCCCAGTGGCGGCAGCGCTTGCTAGCAGCTTTGGGACCAAACGGTCAGGTGGTCATTGATGTGATCCCTGAAATAGCTCTGATTACAGGAAAGCAGCCCCCGGTACCAGAGCTGGGTCCAACAGAGGCTCAAAACCGCTTCAATCTGGTTTTTCAAAGTTTCATTCGGGTTTTCTGTGATCCCGAGCATCCGCTAGTGCTGTTCCTAGACGATTTGCAGTGGGCTGATTCTGCCAGCCTGAAGCTGATGCAGCGAATGATGACCGATAGTAAGATGCGATCGCTGCTTGTGATCGGTGCCTACCGTGACAATGAAGTCAGTGCGGCGCATCCATTAATGAGCCTGTTAAACCACTTTGAGACCCAGAGTGTGACAGTCAATACGATTACCCTGGCCCCCCTATCGCTGACGCACCTCAGTCAGCTAATCACGGATACACTGCAGCACAGTCAGGCTGAACTAGATCCCCTCGCGGAATTAGTGCTTCAGAAAACAGAAGGCAATCCCTTTTTCGTCAACGAATTTCTCAAGAGTCTCCACAGTGAAAGACTGCTGCAGTTTAATGAAGCATCCCGCCTCTGGGAATGGGACATGGAGCAGATTCAGGCCCAAGATTTGACCGATAACGTCATTGAGCTGCTGATTGGCAAACTCCAGAAGCTGTCAAGCGCCACCCAAGAAGGACTGCGGCTGGCGGCCTGCGTCGGCGCTCAGTTTGATCTGGCGACCCTTGCCATTATTCAACAGAAGTCTTTCAAAACCGTTTTTGCTGATCTCAAGCCGACGATTCAGTGTGGTTTAGTGATTCCCCTGTCTGAATTGACAGCAGATTTAACAATTGAACGCTTTCGCTTCGGCCATGACCGCATCCAGCAGGCTGCCTATGCCCTGATTACCCCAGAACAAAAAGCACCGGTTCATCTCCGTATTGGTCGTCTGCTCAGAGACGGCGTGACCCAAGAAGGTCTGGCAGACCGCATCTTTGAGGTCGTGGATCATCTCAATCAAGCACTCGATCTGATCTCTGAACCGGCTGAACGACAGCAGTTAGCGCAGCTCAATTTTCAGGCGGGTCAGAAGGCGAAGTCGGCAACCGCTTACCAAGCTGCGATGAACTATCTACTAACAGGGGTGACGCTTTTAGGACCGGATGGCTGGCAAAACACCTATGAATTAGCCCTGGGGCTTTATGAGGCGGCCAGTGAGGCGGCCTATCTGAATCAGGACTACGAAAAGCAAGAGCAGCTAACGGCAATCATTCTGCAGAAGGCCCGCTGTGTTCTAGATAAAGTCAAAGTCTATCGGGTGAAGATTCTGGCCTGTTCGTCTCAGAATCGACATTTTGAAGCAACCGATATTGGTTTTGAAATTTTAGGGCAGCTAGGCATTCAGTTCCCGGAACCGACGCCAGAAAATTTACAGCTTGAGCTACAGCGAACTCAGGCTCTACAGCATCAGCGCTCCATCGAAGGTTTGATTGATTTGCCTGCGATGACGGATCCTGAAAAGCTGGCGGCAATGCAGATTTTATCGGACATTTTATCTTCTGGCTATCAGGCCGCTTTTGAACGGTTTATTCTCAGCAACCTCACCCAAATTCGACTCTCGTTAGAGTATGGCAATACAGCAGCTTCGGCTTTTGCCTATGACTGCTACGGCATCACGCTGTGCGGGGCGGTGGGCGATATTGCTTCGGGCTACCAGTTTGGGCGCTTGGCGCTGCAGGTGGTGGATAAGTTCGAGGCCAAGCAGGCGAAAAGTCGGGTAATGTTTGTCTTCAATGCGTTTGTGCGTCACTGGGAGGATCCGCTCAGCGCTACGATTGCCGATCTTCACAGCGGCTATCAAATCGGCTTGGACACAGGCGATGTGGAATATGCCTGCTACTCGCTCTGCTGGGAGTCCATGCACAGTCTACTCACGGGTCGAGAACTAGAAGCGTTAGCGACTCGGATGGCTGCCTATAATTTTGCGATCGCAACCCTAAAGCAAGCCGCCTGCCATCTATACCTGAAGATTTATCAGCAGACCCTCGCAAACCTCAGAGGCCAAGCCTCTGACCTAAGCAAACTCAACGGAGAATTTCTCCAGGAAGCCGAGGTCACGGTGGAGAGTGCCGACAACAAACTGGCTCTGGCCTTCTTCTACACGCATAAAGCAATGCTCTGCTATTTACTGGCGGACTACGAAACCGCTTTAAGCTGTACACAGTTGGCAGAAAACAACGCCGATGGAATGACCGCCGCCTACACCATTGCCGTGCTGAACTTCTATGACTCTTTAACTCGGCTGGCCCGTTTTGAGCACCTTTATGAATCGGAGCAGCAGCAGGCACTAGAGCAGGTCAATGCCAACCAGCAACAGCTGCAGCAGTGGGCTGAACATGCCCCAGAGAACCACCGGCATAAATATGAGCTAGTCGAAGCAGAACGCTATCGCTGTTTAGGACAAATAGCAGAGGCAGGGGTGGCCTATGATCATGCGATCACATCGGCCCAAGCCCACGACTACCCTCAAGAAGAAGCGCTTGCGAATGAACTTGCAGCTCAGTTCTACCAGCGGCAAAATCGAGACAAGATTGCCCAGGTCTATTTGAAAGATGCCTACTATGGCTACTTCCGGTGGGGGGCAACCGCAAAGGTCGAGCAGCTAGAACAGCAGTACCCTAACCTTTCTAAGGCAGTCTTCACAACGGCATCGGGACCTTCTTCTTCTTCCACAGCAACTCACACCGTTCGTACCAGCCAATCGCTAGATTTAGCCACTGTTCTGCAGGCATCTCAGGCCATCTCAACGGAGATTGTCCTCGACAAATTGTTGATGACTCTCATTCAAATCCTGGTGCGCAATGCCGGTGCCCAGGTTGGCTATCTCATTCTTAACAGCGACGGTCTCCTGATTGAGGCCTCTGCCAACACCGAGTCTGAGACCTATAGCGTCCTCCAGTCCACACCGATAGTGGGGCAAGTTCCTCAGACGCTATTGAACTACGTCAACCGCACGCAGGAGAGCGTGGTTTTATCCCATGCCAGTCAAGCCGGTGATTTCACTCAAGATCCCTACATCAAAGAGCGACAGACCCAGTCAATTTTGTGTATGCCACTCCTCAACCTGGGACAGCTCAGTGGGATGGTCTATCTGGAAAATAATTTAACCACCAGTGCTTTTACCCCCGATCGATTAGAACTACTGCAGCTGCTGTCGGGACAGGTTGCGATCGCAATTGACAACGCTCGTCTCTACGCCAACCTAGAGCAAAAAGTCGATGAGCGTACCCAAACCCTTTCTCAAACCGTCAAAGAACTACAGCTCACTCAACAAGAACTGGTTCAGTCCGAAAAGATGGCCGCTCTGGGACAGCTTATTGCCGGTATCGCCCACGAGATTAATACGCCCCTGGGTGCCATTGGCTCCTCTATTCAGTACATCAATAACTTCTTGCACAACAACCTACAAACGCTCCCCCACTTCTTTCGAACCCTCTCCCCAGAACAAGAGCAGCAGTTTCAAAGCCTGCTCCAGCGATCGCTCCAGTCAACCACCAAGCTCTCAGGGCGGGAGCGTCGTCAAGCACGCAAAAACCTAGCCAAGCAACTGGGCCACCATGAAATTGCAAACGCCAGCGATCTGGCTAGCTTGCTTATTGACCTGAACATCTACAGCGATCTCGATGCCCTACTGCCCTTGCTGACAAATCCGAGTAGCGAACCGCTTCTAAAAATGGCGCGTCAATTTACGCGGGTGCAAGAGAGCGCCCGAGACATCAACAGCGCTAGCGATCGCGCCGCCAAGATCGTGTTTGCCCTCAAAACCTACGCCCGCTACGACCACAGCGGCGAAATGATGACGGTCAACCTTACAGATGGCATTGAAGCCGTCCTCACCCTTTACCAGAACCAAATCAAGCACGGCGTCACAGTAATTCGTAGCCTCGATGCCATCCCTCCCGTAAAGTGCTATGCCGATGAACTCAACCAAGTGTGGACGAATCTGATTCACAATGCCCTACAGGCCATGGACTACAAAGGCACATTGGAGGTCAGCCTGCAGGAACTCGGCGGCAGCGCACAGGTAAAAATCACCGACAGCGGTAGTGGCATCCCTCCAGAGGTCCAAGCGAACATTTTTGAGCCTTTCTTTACAACCAAGCCCCCTGGCGAAGGCAGCGGACTGGGACTCGATATTGTCAAAAAGATCATCGATAAGCATCAAGGCACCATCACCTTTGAATCGATACCCTCGCAGACGACCTTCATCGTGTCTTTACCCATGAATCCTCAACCCGGAAACCATCATGTCTAA
- a CDS encoding lipoxygenase family protein, whose product MPSSFTALNTESLNVVQPPVPALKKTEAHPEPVPHALRTARKKYKYNYAHIAPVAMVDKLPREERPSLVWWRKVIRVMLEIFINAIVSKRGHVEEVQARHHVAHLVRQTVIDIFQQADFKTKLRLGWHLLRAVPQLLWKGFRLGLHEWEDLVLSLISEVEKDILLALHGGVKARVDQDRHCVTATSLEDYNRQFATIALPAIATHFQEDEYFAYLRIAGPNPTMLEQVRVLFGDILSQKFPVTNDHYQAVMGTDDSLEKALEESRLYIADYAILAGAINGTYPGTHPKYIEAPQALFAVPRGGSASRNLRPIAIQCGQVSGTNVPIVTPSTNESERYAWEMAKAVVQVADSNYHEAIAHLGRTHLFIGPFAIATHRQLLPEHPLSVLLRPHFEGMLNINDGAQNLLMAPRGGVDKNLAATIDCARAATVAGLQSYGFNSAMLPKRLEQRGVADLEAFPVYPYRDDALLLWDAIKDWVAAYLGLHYQDDTAVQQDQALQNWAAELIAFDGGRVVDFGEDGEIRTLSYLIDAVTLIVFTASAQHAAVNFPQGDVMTYAPAMPLAGYAPAHPLTTASEADYFEQLPPLHQAQGQLELTYLLGQVYHTVLGQYDLGWFRDGQEQSALQDFQERLVEIEDAIATRNQTRPYPYCYLQPSKIPQSINI is encoded by the coding sequence ATGCCCTCATCTTTTACAGCCCTGAATACTGAGTCTCTGAATGTTGTTCAGCCACCTGTGCCGGCTCTAAAGAAAACAGAGGCTCATCCTGAGCCTGTCCCCCACGCTCTCAGGACTGCTCGCAAAAAATATAAGTACAACTACGCCCATATTGCGCCAGTCGCGATGGTAGACAAGCTGCCGCGCGAGGAGAGACCCAGTCTGGTCTGGTGGAGAAAGGTGATTCGGGTCATGCTCGAAATCTTTATCAACGCCATCGTTAGCAAGCGAGGTCATGTTGAAGAAGTACAGGCCCGTCACCATGTCGCCCACCTCGTCAGACAAACGGTGATCGATATCTTTCAGCAGGCAGATTTCAAAACGAAACTTCGGCTGGGTTGGCATCTGCTCAGAGCAGTTCCCCAACTCCTTTGGAAGGGATTCAGGTTGGGACTGCATGAGTGGGAAGATCTGGTTCTGAGTCTGATTTCAGAGGTCGAGAAAGATATTCTGCTGGCGCTCCACGGCGGCGTCAAGGCTCGCGTTGATCAAGACCGCCACTGTGTGACAGCCACGAGTCTGGAGGACTACAACAGGCAGTTTGCCACGATTGCACTACCTGCGATCGCAACTCATTTCCAAGAAGATGAATACTTCGCCTACCTACGGATAGCGGGTCCCAATCCTACGATGCTTGAGCAGGTCCGCGTTTTGTTTGGCGACATCCTCAGCCAAAAATTTCCGGTGACAAACGATCACTATCAAGCCGTCATGGGCACTGATGATTCCCTGGAGAAAGCTTTAGAAGAGAGCCGCCTCTACATTGCGGACTACGCCATTCTGGCAGGAGCTATCAATGGCACCTATCCTGGCACCCACCCCAAATATATTGAAGCGCCTCAGGCGCTATTTGCTGTCCCTCGGGGCGGTTCCGCATCACGAAACCTGCGGCCCATTGCGATTCAGTGTGGTCAGGTTTCGGGTACGAACGTACCAATTGTGACGCCCTCGACGAACGAATCCGAGCGATACGCTTGGGAAATGGCCAAGGCTGTGGTTCAGGTGGCCGATAGCAACTACCACGAAGCCATTGCCCACTTAGGTCGCACGCATCTGTTTATTGGCCCCTTTGCGATCGCAACCCATCGGCAACTTCTGCCGGAGCATCCCCTTAGTGTTCTACTGCGCCCGCACTTTGAGGGCATGCTCAACATCAATGATGGGGCTCAAAATCTGCTTATGGCTCCCCGAGGTGGCGTTGATAAGAATTTGGCGGCTACGATTGACTGCGCGCGCGCAGCGACTGTCGCTGGCTTGCAGAGCTACGGCTTCAATAGCGCCATGCTGCCCAAACGGCTTGAGCAGCGCGGTGTTGCCGATCTAGAGGCATTCCCGGTCTATCCTTACCGCGATGATGCCCTTTTACTGTGGGATGCCATCAAAGACTGGGTTGCGGCTTACCTCGGTCTTCATTACCAAGACGATACCGCAGTCCAGCAGGATCAGGCGCTCCAGAACTGGGCAGCAGAGCTGATTGCCTTTGATGGCGGTCGCGTCGTTGACTTCGGTGAAGACGGTGAGATTCGGACTCTCTCATACCTGATTGATGCGGTGACGTTAATCGTTTTTACTGCCAGCGCCCAACATGCTGCTGTCAACTTTCCGCAGGGAGATGTGATGACCTACGCTCCGGCGATGCCTCTGGCAGGATATGCTCCGGCTCATCCGCTCACCACCGCTAGCGAAGCAGATTATTTTGAGCAGCTTCCGCCGCTGCATCAGGCACAGGGACAGCTTGAGCTGACCTATCTGCTAGGACAGGTCTATCACACGGTACTGGGTCAGTATGACTTGGGCTGGTTTCGTGACGGGCAAGAGCAGAGCGCCCTCCAAGACTTTCAAGAGAGATTGGTGGAGATTGAAGATGCGATCGCAACCCGTAACCAAACCCGTCCCTATCCCTACTGCTATCTGCAGCCTTCCAAAATCCCCCAAAGCATCAATATTTAA
- a CDS encoding cytochrome P450 produces the protein MVLDLSTSSQAPRQSLRALIWNRFLQPLLQRIFRWLTASKAQPFEDIPGPTPIFPTGNVLDFQKDPTWEVLGNYAQQYGNVARFWMLFRPCLAVNDPKLIHQVLSGVGEQSPEVAESRCPLHNNPIYKFYKNQPRKALRPMLTDTNPFEAAAADAHWKDLKQNHPFSMDYFDDWLGSQIEPLHAFIETRATELVAASNQAGELSAYDAIQKLTFDGFSLATVGQVFPDEVFEQFNSMCQTGTSRMTRSTLATWLIPEKPWDRTYRKVSKAWFNRFEQIVSLEEAPANSLLGWVLRKGGTNFEAEKLRNFCAGVYPGGAVSTPSGITSALHLLHQHPETLAALKAEVKDFFAGPLTLERLEGCTQLDQVMRESLRLWPAVPFFLRTVNQGGAELAGHSIPAGTPIFMSNWSLQRLSDHWSEPETFNPARWDAETCRQNDWGSDYFFPFGRGDRACIGQYFARYFMKLVLAVLVSKFGVTFGDQSPEQEFFFGVAVPRQLKAQFIYSSKDLPKYSGD, from the coding sequence ATGGTCTTGGACCTTTCCACCTCCAGTCAAGCCCCCCGGCAATCGCTTCGCGCGCTAATCTGGAACCGTTTTCTGCAACCCCTACTGCAGAGAATATTCAGATGGCTGACCGCTTCTAAAGCCCAGCCCTTCGAAGATATCCCAGGGCCGACCCCGATCTTTCCGACTGGGAACGTTTTAGACTTTCAAAAAGATCCCACCTGGGAAGTCTTGGGTAACTACGCCCAACAATACGGAAACGTCGCTCGCTTCTGGATGCTGTTTCGACCCTGCCTAGCCGTTAACGATCCAAAGCTAATTCACCAAGTTCTTTCAGGGGTGGGGGAACAGTCACCGGAAGTCGCAGAAAGCCGCTGTCCCCTGCACAATAACCCAATCTACAAGTTCTATAAAAACCAGCCGCGCAAAGCGCTGCGGCCCATGCTGACCGACACCAATCCCTTTGAAGCTGCAGCTGCAGATGCTCACTGGAAAGATTTGAAGCAGAACCATCCTTTCAGCATGGATTACTTTGATGACTGGCTCGGGTCGCAGATCGAACCCCTCCATGCCTTCATAGAAACAAGAGCGACAGAACTGGTCGCAGCCTCTAACCAAGCGGGTGAATTATCGGCCTATGACGCCATTCAAAAGCTGACCTTTGACGGATTTTCGTTAGCAACCGTGGGGCAAGTTTTCCCGGACGAAGTTTTTGAGCAGTTTAACTCCATGTGCCAGACCGGTACGAGTCGGATGACGCGCTCGACCTTGGCAACATGGCTGATTCCAGAAAAGCCGTGGGATCGTACCTATCGCAAAGTAAGCAAAGCCTGGTTCAACCGCTTTGAACAGATCGTCAGCTTAGAAGAAGCGCCAGCCAACTCGCTGCTAGGCTGGGTGCTTCGCAAAGGCGGCACTAATTTTGAGGCCGAAAAGCTGCGTAATTTTTGTGCCGGTGTCTATCCCGGTGGAGCCGTCTCTACCCCCAGCGGTATTACGTCAGCGCTCCATCTTCTTCATCAGCACCCAGAAACTCTGGCCGCTCTCAAAGCAGAAGTCAAAGACTTCTTTGCTGGTCCCCTGACGTTAGAGCGACTGGAAGGCTGCACTCAGCTTGATCAGGTGATGCGTGAATCGCTACGGCTCTGGCCTGCCGTCCCGTTTTTCCTACGGACGGTTAATCAAGGTGGTGCCGAATTAGCAGGGCACTCCATTCCAGCAGGTACCCCCATTTTTATGAGTAACTGGTCGCTGCAGCGCCTTAGCGATCATTGGTCAGAGCCAGAGACTTTCAACCCAGCCCGATGGGATGCAGAGACCTGCCGTCAGAACGACTGGGGAAGTGACTACTTCTTTCCCTTTGGACGGGGCGATCGGGCCTGCATTGGTCAATATTTTGCACGTTATTTTATGAAGCTTGTGTTAGCGGTCTTAGTCTCAAAGTTTGGAGTGACCTTTGGTGATCAATCCCCTGAGCAAGAGTTCTTCTTCGGCGTCGCGGTTCCGCGCCAGTTGAAGGCACAATTTATTTACTCGAGCAAAGATTTGCCAAAATATTCTGGGGATTGA
- a CDS encoding Uma2 family endonuclease, translated as MAMAAPKTKTYTAEEYLELEITSEVRSEFRDGEIVEMTGGTPAHNEITRMLIFLLTMALRKQPYSIFVTDQRLWLPDCNLYTYPDVMVMPRPPKLQTGRKDTVMNPIFIAEVLSESTQGYDRGDKFSAYRTVATFEEYLLIDQYQPRVEHYARQEANKWLLTVHDRPEARVSLVSVPVELELAELYENLEFGESLDNA; from the coding sequence ATGGCGATGGCAGCACCGAAAACGAAGACCTACACGGCTGAGGAATATCTAGAGCTGGAGATCACGTCTGAGGTTCGCAGCGAATTCCGGGATGGAGAGATTGTTGAGATGACGGGTGGCACCCCTGCACACAATGAAATTACACGGATGCTTATTTTCTTGCTGACAATGGCGCTGCGCAAGCAGCCATACAGCATTTTTGTCACCGATCAGCGTCTCTGGTTGCCGGACTGCAATCTCTATACTTACCCCGATGTGATGGTGATGCCCCGTCCGCCGAAGCTTCAGACTGGGCGAAAGGATACGGTGATGAATCCGATTTTTATAGCTGAGGTCTTATCAGAATCTACTCAGGGATATGACCGAGGTGATAAGTTCTCAGCCTATCGGACAGTTGCAACGTTTGAAGAGTATTTGCTAATTGATCAATATCAGCCACGGGTAGAGCATTACGCGCGGCAGGAGGCAAATAAATGGTTACTCACGGTTCATGATAGGCCGGAGGCTAGGGTGTCTTTGGTGTCTGTGCCGGTGGAGTTAGAGCTTGCTGAGCTATATGAGAACTTGGAGTTTGGTGAGTCGTTGGATAATGCCTGA
- the hisF gene encoding imidazole glycerol phosphate synthase subunit HisF, whose product MLAKRILPCLDVKAGRVVKGVNFVNLRDAGDPVELAKVYNEAGADELVFLDITATHEDRDIIYDVVYRTAEEVFIPLTVGGGIGSLDTIRKLLRAGADKVSINSFAVRNPEFVTQASERFGRQCIVIAIDARRRTDPENPGWDVYIRGGRENTGLDAISWVKEMEQRGAGELLVTSMDADGTQAGYDLELTRAIAEQVQIPVVASGGAGTCDHIREALTEGKAEAALLASLLHYGQLTVAEIKTHLAQHQVPVRDSHS is encoded by the coding sequence ATGCTGGCGAAGCGAATCCTACCCTGCCTTGATGTGAAGGCGGGTCGAGTGGTGAAGGGCGTCAATTTTGTGAACCTTCGAGATGCTGGCGATCCAGTGGAGCTAGCGAAGGTCTACAACGAGGCGGGCGCGGATGAGCTGGTCTTTTTAGATATCACGGCGACCCACGAAGATCGGGACATCATCTATGACGTGGTATATCGAACGGCAGAGGAAGTCTTTATTCCCCTGACCGTGGGCGGTGGAATTGGCTCGCTGGACACAATTCGGAAGTTACTAAGGGCCGGTGCCGATAAGGTTAGCATCAACTCTTTTGCGGTTCGCAACCCAGAGTTTGTCACCCAAGCCAGTGAGCGTTTTGGTCGCCAATGTATTGTGATCGCCATTGATGCCCGTCGCCGCACTGACCCCGAGAACCCCGGCTGGGATGTCTACATTCGCGGTGGACGGGAGAATACGGGACTAGATGCGATCTCATGGGTCAAAGAGATGGAGCAGCGCGGGGCTGGCGAGCTACTGGTCACCAGTATGGATGCCGATGGAACTCAGGCAGGCTACGATTTAGAGCTAACCCGCGCCATTGCTGAACAGGTGCAGATCCCAGTGGTGGCCTCGGGGGGGGCTGGCACCTGCGATCATATTCGTGAAGCGTTGACCGAGGGCAAAGCGGAAGCAGCACTGCTGGCTTCACTGCTCCACTATGGACAGTTGACCGTCGCCGAAATAAAAACGCATCTGGCTCAGCATCAGGTTCCAGTTCGTGACTCTCATTCTTAA